One segment of Rhodopirellula baltica SH 1 DNA contains the following:
- the hemG gene encoding menaquinone-dependent protoporphyrinogen IX dehydrogenase: MRNLIVFASHEGQTEQIAERIHRRLLEHSMPSDVLDVVQHSATEIQVEAYDAVLIGSPMHFGRHDPRIRFFIEHNLAFLREIPTAFFSVSLASASKKRKERAEAERLANEFLQSTQWIPPVMDCFAGALKYSKYGWLKRQIMHRIAQRSGEETSFEQDYEYTDWERVDDFADRFATLVRACKRSPELRPRFSEMRLPTREYSLRRVRSKRRTANLYHVVANGGRLNGWVPHTGAFRCMKSPLIGRMCAKRSRTKLGLARTSRKRSQGDLLLGVKQQTNKPLPKLAASQRNGMPIWCRTNR, translated from the coding sequence ATGCGTAACCTCATTGTCTTCGCGTCACACGAAGGACAAACAGAACAGATTGCCGAACGAATCCATCGACGCTTGCTAGAACATTCCATGCCAAGCGATGTCTTGGATGTCGTTCAACACTCGGCGACTGAAATTCAAGTCGAAGCGTATGACGCAGTGCTGATTGGATCGCCAATGCACTTTGGACGCCACGATCCTCGCATTCGCTTCTTCATCGAACACAATCTCGCATTTCTTCGCGAAATACCAACCGCATTTTTCTCGGTGAGCTTGGCGTCCGCGAGCAAGAAACGAAAAGAACGCGCCGAAGCAGAAAGGTTGGCCAACGAGTTCTTGCAATCGACACAGTGGATACCACCAGTCATGGACTGCTTCGCGGGTGCTCTCAAGTATTCCAAATACGGATGGCTGAAACGACAAATCATGCACCGAATTGCTCAGCGGTCCGGGGAAGAAACGAGCTTCGAACAGGACTACGAATACACAGATTGGGAACGAGTCGATGATTTTGCAGATCGTTTTGCGACATTGGTCCGAGCGTGCAAACGTTCGCCCGAGCTTCGTCCTCGTTTCAGCGAAATGCGGTTGCCCACTCGAGAATATTCGCTTCGCCGAGTTCGATCGAAACGACGAACCGCTAATCTGTACCACGTGGTCGCCAACGGTGGCCGCCTGAATGGTTGGGTGCCTCACACCGGAGCGTTTCGATGCATGAAGTCTCCGTTGATTGGTCGGATGTGTGCAAAACGATCGAGAACCAAACTGGGACTCGCGCGGACCTCAAGAAAAAGATCGCAAGGGGATTTATTACTGGGCGTCAAACAACAGACAAACAAGCCACTCCCCAAACTCGCAGCTTCGCAACGGAACGGAATGCCAATCTGGTGCAGGACGAATCGTTGA